One Thermodesulfobacteriota bacterium genomic region harbors:
- a CDS encoding ABC transporter permease, with protein MRSILFIAFKLLTERKRQALVSTAGVAIGVAAFIAMSSVMNGFQIYFIKQAVDINAHITLKIEESDDPDRILRAAYGEDIVADVLGSKPKDLKDKIIGYKHYIDKYEKDERVVGIAPHLTGQAIINYGTKDKTANLIGIEPDLERRASVVDDYIELGNLDKIVTDRNSIIIGKLLARDLGIKEPGKKVTLVSPSGGIYTLKVVDFFNSGITSLDQSRVYINLRTLQAILDKPNQVNELIIKVKDVNQAESLAGEMTDDTGYFAESWQRAFSNFLQIFKMQNWITYMMVFAILIVSAFGIFNIMMMTVLEKKRDIAILKAIGYEDGEITRIFVFQGLLVGLIGALLGCLLGYLIEVWLASLRFDIVGIIRASGFVLDRRPRYFVLGFIFAMIFAFFASFYPSWRASRLFPVDIFRSSV; from the coding sequence TTGAGGTCCATACTGTTCATCGCGTTCAAGCTGCTGACCGAGAGAAAGAGGCAGGCGCTCGTCTCGACGGCCGGCGTGGCGATAGGCGTGGCCGCGTTCATAGCCATGAGCTCCGTAATGAACGGGTTCCAGATCTACTTCATAAAACAGGCAGTCGACATCAACGCCCACATAACCCTCAAGATAGAGGAATCGGACGACCCGGACAGGATACTCAGGGCCGCTTACGGGGAAGACATAGTCGCCGACGTCCTGGGCTCCAAGCCCAAGGACCTGAAGGACAAGATAATCGGCTACAAGCATTACATAGACAAGTACGAGAAGGACGAGAGGGTCGTCGGCATCGCCCCTCACCTGACGGGACAGGCTATTATCAATTACGGCACCAAGGACAAGACGGCGAACCTCATCGGCATCGAGCCCGACCTCGAAAGACGGGCGTCGGTAGTGGACGACTATATAGAGCTCGGAAACCTGGACAAGATAGTAACCGACAGGAACAGCATAATAATCGGAAAGCTCCTCGCGAGGGATCTCGGGATAAAGGAGCCGGGGAAGAAGGTGACCCTCGTTTCGCCGAGCGGCGGCATATACACGCTCAAGGTGGTGGATTTCTTCAACTCCGGCATAACGAGCCTCGACCAGTCGAGGGTCTACATTAACCTCCGCACGCTCCAGGCGATACTCGACAAGCCGAACCAGGTGAACGAGCTCATTATCAAGGTTAAGGACGTAAATCAGGCGGAAAGCCTTGCGGGCGAGATGACGGATGACACGGGGTATTTCGCCGAGAGCTGGCAGAGGGCGTTCAGCAACTTCCTCCAGATATTCAAGATGCAGAACTGGATAACGTACATGATGGTGTTCGCCATACTGATAGTTTCCGCGTTCGGAATATTCAACATCATGATGATGACGGTGCTCGAAAAGAAGAGGGACATAGCGATACTCAAGGCCATAGGTTACGAGGACGGGGAGATAACGAGGATATTCGTATTCCAGGGGCTCCTCGTCGGCCTCATAGGGGCGCTGCTCGGCTGTCTCCTCGGCTATCTCATAGAGGTATGGCTCGCGTCTCTCAGGTTCGACATCGTCGGCATAATCAGGGCGAGCGGGTTCGTGCTCGACAGGAGACCCAGGTACTTCGTGCTGGGGTTCATATTCGCGATGATATTCGCGTTCTTCGCCTCTTTCTACCCGTCCTGGAGGGCGTCCCGCCTCTTCCCGGTCGACATATTCCGGTCAAGCGTATGA
- a CDS encoding ABC transporter ATP-binding protein — protein MSVILEGRDIRKSIGENEILKGISIQISTGDFISIVGASGSGKSSLMYILGLLDSPTSGEVIIDDRKVDFGDAKLLSKIRNRKIGFVFQFHYLITELTAFENVLIPMLKNGEGDGARARERCHELIESLGLKGKEKRKPYQLSGGEQQRVAIARALANDPEIVMADEPTGNLDSRNSAMVMDVFLELNEKGRSVLMITHEMYLAEMTKKVLEIKDGLIVS, from the coding sequence ATGAGCGTAATCCTCGAAGGAAGGGACATAAGGAAATCCATAGGCGAGAACGAGATACTGAAGGGAATATCAATTCAGATCTCGACAGGGGACTTCATAAGCATAGTAGGGGCCTCGGGCTCGGGCAAGAGCTCGCTCATGTACATACTCGGCCTACTCGACTCGCCCACTTCGGGCGAGGTGATAATCGACGACAGGAAAGTAGATTTCGGCGACGCCAAGCTCCTCTCGAAAATAAGGAACAGGAAGATAGGGTTCGTGTTCCAGTTCCATTACCTAATCACGGAATTAACCGCGTTCGAAAACGTGCTCATACCGATGCTCAAGAACGGAGAGGGCGACGGCGCGCGCGCCAGGGAAAGGTGTCACGAGCTGATAGAGAGCCTCGGGCTCAAGGGCAAGGAAAAGCGGAAGCCCTACCAGCTCTCGGGCGGAGAGCAGCAGAGGGTGGCCATAGCGCGGGCGCTCGCGAACGACCCGGAGATAGTGATGGCCGACGAGCCTACCGGGAACCTCGACTCCAGGAACTCCGCCATGGTCATGGACGTGTTCCTCGAGCTCAACGAAAAGGGGAGGTCCGTACTGATGATTACTCACGAGATGTACCTCGCCGAGATGACGAAGAAGGTGCTCGAGATAAAGGACGGGCTTATAGTGAGCTGA
- a CDS encoding Hsp20/alpha crystallin family protein, which produces MALKRWEPTKGMEKFFEDMFEESFPTRFLRRFPRFKWMTEVETVWPAVDMYDKAEEIVVKAEVPGIDKKNIKISVSDNTLTIKGEMKKEEEIKEEDYYYSERSYGSFSRSLTLPAKVVESKISAEFKDGILEVHLPKAAESKPKEIKVEVK; this is translated from the coding sequence ATGGCACTTAAAAGATGGGAACCGACGAAGGGCATGGAGAAGTTCTTCGAGGATATGTTCGAGGAAAGTTTTCCGACCAGGTTTTTAAGGAGATTTCCGAGATTCAAGTGGATGACCGAGGTCGAAACGGTCTGGCCTGCGGTCGATATGTACGACAAGGCCGAAGAGATAGTCGTCAAGGCTGAGGTGCCGGGAATAGACAAGAAGAACATAAAGATCTCGGTATCGGACAACACGCTAACGATCAAGGGGGAAATGAAGAAGGAAGAGGAGATCAAGGAAGAGGACTACTACTATTCCGAGAGGTCATACGGAAGCTTTTCGAGGTCGTTGACCCTTCCCGCGAAGGTCGTCGAGAGCAAGATATCGGCCGAGTTCAAGGACGGGATTCTGGAAGTCCATCTCCCGAAGGCGGCTGAATCGAAGCCCAAGGAGATCAAGGTCGAAGTAAAGTGA
- a CDS encoding zinc-dependent alcohol dehydrogenase family protein: MKAMLLEKIVSLHDDNDPLRLADVKPPAPGPGEVLIRISACGVCHTELDEIEGRTPPPKLPVIPGHQAVGFVEKAGSGVTTLKEGDRVGVAWIFSSCGKCAYCLEGDDNLCPEFRATGRDADGGYAEYMIAKEGYAYPIPEVFTDTEAAPLLCAGAIGYRSLRLTGIEDGQTLGLTGFGASGHLVLKMARYLYPNTGIYVFARSELEREFARELGAAWAGGTDDAPPQMLDAVIDTTPVWKPVVEALRSLNPGGRLVINAIRKEDSDKEYLLKLDYPSHLWMEKEIKSVANVSRRDVRELLELAARVPIIPEVEEYPLEDANRALGELKKGKIKGAKVLRMV; encoded by the coding sequence TTGAAAGCTATGCTTCTCGAAAAGATAGTCTCCCTTCACGACGACAATGATCCGCTCCGTCTTGCCGACGTCAAGCCGCCGGCTCCGGGTCCGGGCGAGGTGCTGATAAGGATTTCCGCCTGCGGGGTCTGCCACACGGAGTTAGACGAGATAGAGGGGAGGACGCCTCCTCCGAAGCTCCCCGTAATACCGGGACACCAGGCTGTGGGTTTCGTAGAAAAAGCCGGAAGCGGCGTGACCACTCTCAAGGAAGGAGACAGGGTAGGCGTCGCCTGGATATTCTCCTCATGCGGAAAATGCGCCTATTGTCTCGAAGGAGACGATAACCTCTGCCCGGAATTCAGGGCCACGGGCAGGGACGCGGACGGCGGGTATGCGGAATACATGATTGCAAAGGAAGGCTACGCATATCCGATCCCCGAAGTATTCACCGACACTGAAGCGGCGCCGCTCCTGTGCGCGGGGGCCATCGGATACAGGTCGCTGAGGCTCACGGGCATAGAGGACGGCCAGACGCTCGGTCTTACCGGCTTCGGCGCTTCGGGACACCTCGTGCTGAAAATGGCGCGTTACTTGTATCCCAATACCGGGATATATGTCTTCGCGAGGAGCGAATTGGAAAGGGAGTTCGCGAGGGAGCTCGGGGCCGCATGGGCGGGGGGCACGGATGACGCCCCTCCTCAAATGCTTGACGCCGTGATAGACACGACACCCGTGTGGAAGCCGGTCGTCGAGGCGCTCAGGAGCCTCAACCCCGGAGGGAGGCTCGTCATCAACGCCATAAGGAAAGAGGACTCCGACAAGGAATATCTCCTCAAACTCGATTATCCGTCTCACCTCTGGATGGAGAAAGAGATTAAATCGGTCGCGAACGTGAGCCGGAGGGACGTTAGGGAGCTGCTTGAGCTCGCAGCCAGGGTCCCGATAATTCCCGAAGTCGAGGAATACCCGCTCGAAGACGCTAACCGGGCGCTCGGCGAATTGAAAAAGGGGAAGATAAAAGGGGCGAAGGTCTTGAGGATGGTATAA
- a CDS encoding efflux RND transporter periplasmic adaptor subunit → MNRRYIFILVAAAAVLLIAYIFLFPGGEQSKEAAKVEKKRYVKSVYASGYVDSVNKVQIKPEVSGYIDRIYVKEGDKVKKGEVIATIKNDKLKEQLREISAKRELIEGRMKEDSPFLKALRDEIAIWKMNTEIERRNFERRESLYGKGIISKEDYDKSKQGLEVTEKTLAKSLEALNDQLASLRSELESFTAAEQAVVREMEKHEIKSPVDGEVLRKFAEEGDYVNSVLKDDILFSLGNPGTLETVLSVDEEFIPLIKPGEKVLITTDAYPGKVFEGKIRVIERESDRVSRTVKVKADTDYPPDIPVGITVEANIVVMDREGLFISKEAYKDGYIEVVKDGKKVRVPVEAGVEEDDYIEIRDGAPGGEETLTR, encoded by the coding sequence ATGAATAGACGGTACATTTTTATTCTCGTTGCGGCTGCGGCCGTTCTGCTGATCGCATACATATTCCTCTTTCCGGGGGGCGAACAGTCAAAAGAGGCGGCAAAGGTCGAAAAGAAGAGGTATGTCAAGTCCGTTTACGCCTCGGGCTACGTGGACAGCGTGAACAAGGTGCAGATAAAGCCCGAAGTGTCCGGCTACATAGACCGCATATACGTGAAGGAGGGGGACAAGGTCAAAAAGGGCGAGGTTATCGCGACTATCAAGAACGATAAGCTGAAGGAGCAGCTCCGCGAGATTTCCGCAAAGAGGGAGCTCATAGAGGGGAGGATGAAGGAGGACTCGCCATTCCTCAAGGCTCTCAGGGACGAGATAGCTATATGGAAGATGAACACGGAGATTGAAAGGAGGAACTTCGAGAGGAGGGAGTCGCTTTACGGCAAGGGGATAATTTCGAAGGAAGACTACGACAAGTCGAAGCAGGGGCTCGAGGTCACGGAAAAGACGCTCGCGAAATCCCTCGAAGCGCTGAACGACCAGCTCGCGTCACTCAGGTCCGAGCTCGAGTCCTTCACGGCGGCCGAGCAGGCGGTCGTCAGGGAGATGGAGAAGCACGAGATAAAGTCCCCTGTAGACGGCGAGGTGCTGAGGAAATTCGCCGAGGAAGGGGATTACGTGAACTCCGTGCTCAAGGACGACATACTCTTCTCACTCGGGAACCCGGGTACGCTCGAGACCGTGCTCTCTGTCGACGAGGAGTTTATTCCGCTGATTAAGCCCGGCGAGAAGGTGCTCATAACGACGGACGCTTATCCCGGCAAGGTGTTCGAGGGAAAGATAAGGGTGATAGAGAGGGAATCGGACAGGGTCTCCCGGACCGTCAAGGTCAAGGCCGATACGGATTATCCGCCCGACATACCGGTCGGGATAACCGTCGAGGCGAACATAGTGGTTATGGACAGGGAAGGGCTCTTCATCTCGAAAGAGGCCTACAAGGACGGATACATAGAGGTCGTGAAAGACGGGAAGAAGGTCAGGGTGCCGGTCGAGGCCGGGGTGGAGGAAGACGACTACATAGAGATAAGGGACGGAGCCCCGGGGGGCGAGGAGACCCTCACCCGTTGA